A genomic region of Mesorhizobium sp. NZP2077 contains the following coding sequences:
- a CDS encoding IS110 family transposase has protein sequence MDHIRFVGLDIHKERISVAVAESGRSGSVEYLGEIANDADTISKLCDRLRRSGKPLAFCYEAGPCGYGVHRQLTRLGHRCDVVAPSLIPRKPGDRVKTNRRDATMLARLHRAGELTPVWVPDADHEAMRDLIRLRSVVRQVVTRARQHLQGFLLRHGRKHERGTAWRKAYRRWLSTLAFDHPAQQIAFQDYVDAVMDAERRLQQVEEQILSLLPEWNQRPVVDALQAMRGIALINAVVLVAEVGDFTRFSNPRQLMAYFGLVPGEQSSGETVWRGGITKTGNTHARRALVEGAWAYRMRARIGRHKVDRIEALPKVVRDIGWKAQVRLCTRYRRLSARGKNANVVNVAIAREMVGFIWSIACTVQSAPKTA, from the coding sequence ATGGACCATATCAGATTTGTCGGTTTGGATATTCACAAGGAACGGATCTCAGTCGCGGTGGCGGAGAGCGGACGCTCCGGCTCGGTGGAATATCTCGGCGAGATTGCCAATGATGCTGATACCATCAGCAAGCTGTGCGATCGTCTCAGGCGGTCCGGCAAGCCACTGGCGTTTTGTTATGAGGCCGGCCCGTGCGGCTATGGCGTTCATCGCCAACTCACGCGCCTCGGCCATCGGTGCGACGTGGTGGCGCCATCGCTGATTCCGCGGAAGCCTGGCGATCGGGTGAAGACGAACCGTCGCGACGCCACCATGCTCGCCCGCCTTCATCGGGCCGGAGAGTTGACCCCAGTCTGGGTGCCCGACGCCGATCATGAAGCCATGCGCGACCTGATCCGGTTGCGCAGCGTCGTGCGACAGGTGGTGACGCGAGCGCGCCAACATCTTCAAGGATTTCTGCTGCGTCACGGGCGCAAGCATGAGCGCGGGACGGCCTGGCGAAAGGCTTACCGGCGATGGCTTTCGACATTGGCCTTCGACCATCCCGCTCAGCAGATCGCATTTCAGGACTACGTCGATGCTGTCATGGATGCGGAACGGCGCCTGCAGCAGGTCGAGGAACAGATACTCAGCCTGCTCCCGGAATGGAACCAGCGCCCGGTCGTTGACGCCTTGCAGGCGATGCGCGGCATCGCGCTGATTAATGCCGTGGTGCTGGTCGCGGAGGTCGGTGACTTCACACGCTTCTCAAACCCACGCCAGCTCATGGCCTATTTTGGCCTGGTCCCCGGAGAACAATCGAGTGGTGAGACCGTCTGGCGCGGCGGCATCACCAAGACCGGCAACACTCATGCCCGGCGCGCGCTGGTCGAAGGCGCCTGGGCTTACCGGATGAGAGCGCGCATCGGCCGGCACAAGGTCGACCGGATCGAGGCGCTGCCGAAAGTCGTTCGCGATATCGGGTGGAAAGCGCAAGTTCGACTGTGCACCCGATATCGTCGGCTGAGCGCGCGCGGCAAGAATGCGAACGTCGTCAATGTCGCCATCGCACGCGAGATGGTGGGCTTCATCTGGTCGATCGCCTGCACGGTTCAATCCGCGCCAAAGACGGCGTGA
- a CDS encoding carbonic anhydrase, whose product MCSNCDGEGLGRRDFLKVGAGLLAFGLGGASWPARAAEGAATPLTLDESLAALKSGNERYISHPELCSIDLAAQRNAVAAHQAPWATIISCADSRVPPELIFGGHGVGELFVARNAGNLVDTATLGTVEYGAAVLGSPLIVVLAHTSCGAVKAACDVVTKNATYPGAIGPMIEPILPAAIAVRSQPGDFVDNTAKESARRTAMRLTASSKLLAGLTKAGRLKIVAAIYDLQTGTVTYIE is encoded by the coding sequence GTGTGCAGCAACTGCGACGGTGAAGGGCTTGGGCGGAGGGATTTCCTCAAAGTCGGCGCGGGACTCCTGGCGTTCGGTCTTGGTGGAGCGTCGTGGCCGGCGCGCGCGGCCGAGGGCGCGGCAACGCCGCTGACCCTCGATGAATCACTCGCTGCGCTGAAATCTGGCAATGAACGCTATATCAGCCACCCGGAACTTTGCTCGATCGACCTTGCCGCGCAACGGAACGCTGTCGCCGCACACCAGGCGCCCTGGGCCACGATCATCAGTTGCGCCGACAGTCGCGTTCCGCCGGAGCTGATCTTCGGCGGCCACGGTGTTGGAGAACTGTTCGTCGCCCGGAATGCCGGCAACCTCGTCGACACCGCGACGCTCGGCACGGTCGAATACGGCGCGGCGGTGCTCGGCTCACCCTTGATTGTCGTCCTCGCGCACACAAGTTGCGGCGCCGTCAAGGCTGCGTGCGACGTGGTCACCAAGAACGCGACCTATCCCGGCGCGATCGGCCCGATGATCGAGCCGATCCTGCCTGCGGCGATAGCAGTGCGCAGCCAACCGGGCGATTTCGTCGACAACACCGCCAAGGAGAGCGCGCGGAGAACGGCTATGCGCCTGACCGCTTCGAGCAAACTGTTGGCCGGTCTCACCAAGGCGGGAAGGCTGAAGATCGTCGCGGCGATCTATGACCTTCAAACCGGTACCGTGACCTACATCGAATAA
- a CDS encoding DUF4145 domain-containing protein, producing MVEKQTNGRYQPIGTKTFGIRVCPNTECNSVLFFARQRPGGDSVTFPPEVIDFDASNLPQRILESIEEAVKCHASGCYRASALMVRRTLEELCEGRKAFGSNLKVRIAALSAVAIIPTELLNAADELRILGNDAAHIEAKDYDKIGEEEAELAIELAKELLKAVYQYNSLLTRLTALKKGKSTPP from the coding sequence GTGGTAGAAAAGCAGACTAACGGACGGTATCAGCCGATCGGCACTAAGACGTTTGGAATTCGGGTCTGTCCAAACACTGAATGCAATTCCGTGCTGTTTTTTGCGCGGCAGAGGCCGGGTGGCGACTCAGTGACTTTCCCACCCGAGGTGATCGATTTCGACGCCAGCAACTTGCCGCAGCGTATCCTGGAGTCGATAGAAGAGGCCGTTAAATGTCACGCTTCCGGCTGTTATCGAGCATCCGCGCTCATGGTGAGGCGCACTCTTGAGGAGTTGTGCGAGGGTAGAAAGGCATTTGGGTCAAACTTGAAGGTCAGGATAGCCGCGTTGAGCGCAGTGGCGATAATTCCAACTGAATTGTTGAATGCAGCGGATGAATTGCGTATTTTGGGAAATGATGCGGCCCACATTGAAGCTAAGGATTACGACAAGATCGGAGAGGAAGAGGCAGAGCTCGCGATTGAACTTGCGAAAGAGCTTCTGAAGGCGGTCTATCAGTACAACTCGCTTCTAACGCGCCTGACGGCCCTGAAGAAAGGCAAGTCTACGCCTCCCTGA
- a CDS encoding IS5 family transposase (programmed frameshift), which translates to MSDLLMLTPEQMRRIEPYFPLSHGVPRVDDRRVLSGILFVIRNGLRWRDVPSDYGPHKTIYNRFIRWSRLGVFNRILAELAAQGGETDNLMIDATHLKAHRTAASLLKKGLYPGCIGRSRGGLTTKLQVVCDGKGRPRLLHLSEGQANDHKTAAAVIEDLPAANALLADRAYSSAAFRQALVERGITPCIPPHAKHRIQHSYDPVLYRQRHRIENMFARLKDWRRIHTRYDRCAHTFLSAIAFAAAFIFWINES; encoded by the exons TTGAGTGATTTGCTGATGTTGACCCCGGAGCAGATGCGCCGGATCGAGCCCTATTTTCCTTTGTCGCATGGTGTGCCGCGTGTAGATGACCGCCGGGTGCTGAGCGGCATCCTGTTCGTGATCCGCAATGGCCTTCGCTGGCGAGATGTCCCTTCTGACTACGGTCCGCACAAGACCATCTACAACCGCTTCATCCGCTGGAGTCGGCTGGGTGTGTTCAATCGCATCCTGGCGGAACTGGCCGCGCAGGGCGGCGAAACGGACAATCTGATGATCGATGCCACCCATCTCAAAGCGCATCGCACTGCCGCCAGCCTCCTTAAAAAGGGGCTCTATCCCG GATGTATCGGACGCAGCCGAGGTGGACTGACCACCAAGCTGCAAGTGGTCTGTGACGGCAAGGGACGCCCGCGGCTGCTGCATCTGAGCGAAGGGCAGGCCAATGATCACAAGACTGCTGCGGCAGTGATCGAGGATTTGCCCGCCGCCAACGCCCTGCTGGCCGATCGGGCCTACAGTTCAGCGGCCTTCCGTCAGGCGCTCGTCGAGCGCGGTATCACGCCATGCATCCCGCCCCATGCCAAGCATCGTATTCAGCACAGCTACGATCCTGTCCTATACCGACAACGCCACAGGATCGAGAACATGTTCGCACGCCTCAAAGACTGGCGACGCATCCACACCAGGTACGACCGATGTGCTCACACTTTCCTGTCGGCGATCGCCTTCGCTGCAGCCTTCATCTTCTGGATCAATGAGTCCTGA
- a CDS encoding glycosyltransferase family 4 protein — protein sequence MKIAHVAPLYESVPPRLYGGTERIISYLTEALVDLGHDVTLFASGDTKTSAKLVPCRERALRLDPRPLKSEIAAHLSMLDEVSKRADDFDVIHFHLSHFLHFPFFRDMPQRTVTTPHGRLDYADLAQAYDRFPRFPMISISRSQRARFSSANWLATIHHGLPVDLYEPDFEAGSDGGYLAFLGRMSRDKRPDRAIEIARRTGLKLKLAAKIGDDDRAYFEEVVQPMIDGDQIEYVGEINEQQKTAFLGNAAALLFPIDWPEPFGLAVIEAMACGTPVMAWSCGAMPEIVDHGVTGFVVETIEDAVASMPALLQLDRRRVRAVFERRFSARRMAQDYAAAYAELVDTGGRVKAS from the coding sequence ATGAAGATCGCCCACGTAGCACCATTGTACGAATCCGTGCCGCCAAGGCTCTATGGTGGGACCGAGCGCATAATCTCCTACCTGACCGAGGCTCTCGTCGACCTCGGCCATGACGTGACGCTGTTCGCCAGCGGCGACACCAAGACCTCCGCCAAGCTCGTGCCGTGCCGTGAGCGGGCGCTTCGTCTTGATCCCCGTCCGTTGAAATCGGAGATCGCGGCGCATCTGTCGATGCTCGATGAGGTCAGCAAAAGGGCTGACGATTTCGATGTCATTCACTTCCATCTCAGCCATTTCCTGCATTTCCCGTTTTTCCGCGACATGCCGCAGCGTACGGTGACGACGCCGCATGGCAGGCTGGACTACGCGGACCTCGCACAAGCCTATGATCGGTTCCCACGCTTCCCGATGATTTCGATATCGCGCAGCCAGCGGGCGCGATTCTCATCCGCGAACTGGCTGGCGACAATCCACCACGGCCTGCCGGTCGATCTCTACGAACCCGATTTCGAGGCAGGTTCGGATGGCGGCTATCTTGCCTTTCTCGGCAGGATGTCGCGCGACAAGCGCCCGGATCGGGCGATCGAGATCGCTCGCCGCACCGGCTTGAAGCTCAAGCTCGCGGCCAAGATCGGTGATGACGATCGCGCCTATTTCGAGGAAGTCGTCCAGCCGATGATCGATGGCGACCAGATCGAATATGTCGGCGAGATCAATGAGCAGCAGAAGACGGCGTTTCTCGGAAACGCCGCCGCTCTGCTTTTCCCGATCGATTGGCCGGAGCCATTCGGCCTTGCCGTGATCGAGGCGATGGCCTGCGGGACACCTGTCATGGCCTGGAGTTGCGGCGCCATGCCGGAGATCGTCGACCACGGCGTGACCGGTTTCGTCGTCGAAACCATAGAGGACGCCGTTGCCTCCATGCCGGCTCTCCTGCAGCTCGACCGGCGACGTGTCAGGGCGGTGTTCGAGCGGCGCTTTTCAGCCCGCAGGATGGCCCAGGACTATGCCGCCGCCTATGCAGAACTGGTCGACACCGGCGGTCGCGTAAAGGCCTCGTAG
- a CDS encoding IS630 family transposase, with amino-acid sequence MRTGIAFDVTAADRIQLEAIVAKHGSPQKHAWRAKIILMSDDGLGTVTIMQATGKSKTCVWRWQERFMAEGVDGLLRDKSRPPGIAPLDPELVDQVIALTLETPKQEATHWTVRAMAKAVGIAASSVVKIWHEHGLAPHRWRSFKLSNDKAFAEKLHDVVGLYVSPPAHAIVLSVDEKSQIQALDRTQPGLPLKKGRGGTMTHDYKRHGTTTLFAALNVLDGSVIGRNMQRHRHQEFIRFLNVIEAQLPKDKAVHVILDNYATHKQPKVRAWLARHPRWTFHFVPTSCSWLNAVEGFFAKLTRRRLKHGVFHSVVDLQAAINRFMTEHNHEPRPFVWKADPDEIIAAVKRGHQALESIHSHDC; translated from the coding sequence ATGCGCACCGGTATTGCATTTGACGTCACTGCCGCCGACAGGATCCAGCTCGAAGCCATCGTGGCAAAGCACGGTTCGCCGCAGAAGCATGCGTGGCGGGCGAAGATCATTCTGATGAGCGATGACGGCTTGGGAACCGTGACCATTATGCAGGCTACCGGCAAATCGAAGACCTGCGTGTGGCGATGGCAGGAGCGTTTTATGGCCGAAGGCGTGGATGGCCTTTTGCGCGACAAGAGCCGCCCGCCAGGCATTGCGCCACTCGATCCCGAACTGGTCGATCAGGTGATCGCGCTGACGCTGGAAACGCCCAAGCAAGAGGCCACACACTGGACCGTTCGCGCGATGGCAAAGGCGGTGGGGATCGCGGCCTCTTCGGTCGTCAAGATATGGCACGAGCATGGTCTTGCACCGCACCGCTGGCGCAGCTTCAAACTGTCGAATGACAAGGCCTTTGCCGAGAAACTGCACGATGTCGTTGGGCTCTACGTCTCGCCGCCGGCCCATGCCATTGTTCTTTCCGTCGATGAAAAGAGCCAGATCCAGGCGCTGGACCGCACCCAGCCAGGACTTCCGTTAAAGAAGGGGCGGGGTGGCACGATGACCCATGATTACAAGCGCCACGGAACCACCACCCTGTTTGCTGCCCTCAATGTTCTCGACGGCTCGGTGATCGGCCGCAACATGCAGCGACACCGGCATCAGGAGTTCATCCGTTTCCTCAACGTGATTGAGGCGCAACTGCCGAAGGATAAGGCAGTCCACGTCATTCTCGACAACTACGCGACCCATAAGCAGCCGAAGGTCCGCGCCTGGCTGGCAAGACATCCGCGATGGACCTTCCACTTCGTTCCAACATCATGTTCATGGCTCAACGCTGTCGAGGGCTTCTTCGCCAAACTGACACGACGTAGACTGAAACACGGTGTCTTCCACTCCGTCGTCGATCTGCAGGCGGCAATCAACCGCTTCATGACTGAGCACAATCACGAACCCCGGCCATTCGTCTGGAAAGCAGACCCCGATGAGATCATTGCAGCCGTCAAACGCGGGCACCAAGCGTTGGAATCAATCCACTCTCATGATTGCTGA